One region of Gossypium raimondii isolate GPD5lz chromosome 6, ASM2569854v1, whole genome shotgun sequence genomic DNA includes:
- the LOC105774567 gene encoding cysteine-rich receptor-like protein kinase 10 translates to MMSTLMKSLVNRAAYDDQSGKRFATGEANFTSSQTLYILAQCTPDLTDALCFRCLQSAIAELPMCCEGKQGGRVLLPSCSIRYDMFPFFSRNGTATIEFPSPSSPNSTKQGKRKNSSPIIIAIVAPVVTSLVLLALGLLFMRKRASKKYNALPEKNAVENVIGLESLQFNLSTIQAAVNNFSSDNKIGEGGFGEVYKGKLCNGQEIAVKRLSKSSNQGTEEFKSELALLTKLQHRNLVRLLGFCLDGEEKLLVYEYVPNKSLDFFLFDPETQGNLEWSARYRIIEGICRGLLYLHEDSRLRSIHRDLKASNILLDEDMNAKISDFGMVRIFGVDQTQTNTRRIVGTYGYMAPEYAMHGQFSMKSDVFSFGVLVLEIISGKKNSWFYESEGGEGLLSYCWKQRRDGSPLEMMDPKLRTHYCRNEVVKCIHVGLLCVQEDPAKRPSITKVVLMLDSNSVSLPQPQKPAYLAEMSGVLQEQRGLKKCLSMKCR, encoded by the exons atgatgTCAACACTAATGAAAAGCTTGGTGAACCGTGCTGCGTATGATGATCAGTCGGGCAAAAGGTTCGCAACTGGTGAAGCGAATTTTACCAGCTCTCAAACACTGTACATTTTAGCGCAGTGCACGCCGGACTTAACTGATGCACTTTGCTTTAGGTGCTTACAAAGTGCCATTGCCGAGCTTCCAATGTGTTGTGAGGGGAAACAAGGTGGACGAGTTTTGCTTCCCAGCTGCAGCATCAGATATGATATGTTTCCCTTCTTCAGTCGTAATGGCACAGCCACCATAGAGTTTCCTTCGCCATCCTCACCCAACTCTACTAAACAAG gaaaaagaaagaactcTTCTCCTATTATCATTGCCATTGTTGCTCCAGTAGTTACCTCTTTGGTGCTATTGGCGTTAGGCCTACTTTTTATGAGAAAGAGGGCGAGCAAGAAATACAATGCATTACCTGAAAAAAATG CCGTGGAGAACGTCATAGGTTTAGAATCCTTGCAATTTAATCTGAGCACAATTCAAGCCGCAGTGAACAATTTCTCTTCTGATAACAAAATAGGTGAAGGTGGATTTGGTGAGGTCTACAAG GGGAAACTATGTAATGGACAAGAAATAGCCGTGAAGAGGTTATCTAAGAGCTCTAACCAAGGAACAGAAGAATTCAAGAGTGAGTTGGCACTGTTAACTAAGCTTCAACACAGGAATCTTGTGAGACTGCTGGGATTTTGCTTGGATGGTGAAGAAAAGCTACTGGTTTATGAATATGTGCCAAACAAAAGCCTCGACTTTTTTCTATTTG ACCCTGAAACACAAGGGAATTTGGAGTGGTCAGCACGTTACAGAATTATTGAAGGGATCTGTAGAGGACTTCTTTATCTTCATGAAGATTCTCGGCTTAGGAGCATCCACCGTGATCTCAAAGCTAGCAACATTTTGTTGGATGAGGATATGAATGccaaaatttcagattttggtATGGTAAGGATTTTCGGTGTTGATCAAACTCAAACAAACACTAGAAGAATCGTTGGGACATA TGGTTATATGGCTCCAGAGTATGCAATGCATGGACAGTTTTCAATGAAATCTGATGTTTTCAGCTTTGGGGTTTTAGTACTAGAAATTATAAGCGGCAAAAAGAATAGTTGGTTTTATGAATCAGAGGGCGGTGAAGGCCTCCTAAGTTAT TGTTGGAAGCAAAGGAGGGATGGAAGTCCCTTGGAAATGATGGATCCCAAATTAAGAACACACTATTGTAGAAATGAAGTTGTTAAATGTATCCATGTAGGGTTATTATGTGTTCAAGAAGATCCAGCTAAAAGGCCTTCAATAACAAAGGTGGTTCTCATGCTCGACAGCAACTCGGTTTCGTTGCCGCAACCTCAGAAACCGGCATATTTAGCAGAAATGAGTGGAGTCCTCCAGGAGCAAAGGGGCTTGAAGAAGTGTCTGTCAATGAAGTGTCGATAA